One segment of Solanum lycopersicum chromosome 1, SLM_r2.1 DNA contains the following:
- the LOC101259876 gene encoding uncharacterized protein, with the protein MSNKSPIFPIVEPQHFSDYGFDPQIHYFQILEEARKHKIRETARSSIDTLHFKLQKPISKDESSKKIKKNSSRKRWWKNALLFFKKTKSNNEKFYGADGEVHHRRPNFQGSISGPVYITESRSGSNTPYRTTSRPSSGPLAGTLTPNRKGDLEIPYINLREFNMDQQQQHKICTASPMPIYLVT; encoded by the exons ATGTCAAACAAATCCCCCATTTTTCCTATTGTTGAACCTCAACACTTCAGTGACTATGGCTTCGACCCTCAAATCCATTATTTTCAG ATTTTGGAAGAAGCAAGAAAACACAAAATCAGAGAAACTGCGAGGTCATCCATAGATACACTTCACTTCAAGCTACAGAAACCCATTTCAAAAGATGAATCATCgaagaagataaaaaagaacAGTAGCCGTAAAAGATGGTGGAAAAATGCTCTGCTTTTCTTCAAAAAGACCAAATCCAACAATGAAAAATTCTACGGCGCCGACGGTGAAGTTCATCACCGGCGACCTAATTTTCAAGGATCGATTTCTGGGCCGGTATACATTACTGAGAGCAGAAGTGGGTCGAACACGCCTTACCGTACAACAAGCCGGCCGTCCTCCGGTCCACTCGCCGGAACTTTAACTCCTAACCGGAAAGGTGATTTGGAGATCCCCTACATTAACCTCAGGGAGTTTAACATGGACCAGCAGCAGCAGCATAAGATCTGTACAGCCTCGCCTATGCCAATATATTTGGTCACGTGA